From Homalodisca vitripennis isolate AUS2020 chromosome 1, UT_GWSS_2.1, whole genome shotgun sequence, the proteins below share one genomic window:
- the LOC124373745 gene encoding bromodomain adjacent to zinc finger domain protein 1A-like encodes MITRRFFYCELTNEIFRDYEEFCERIILCNSLVWACSLSGRAYLTYQEALASEESAKAMLNDFPMELRIPVLYLTTLTQRKSLNELAEDVYCFAKDRYFIGESVEVEIPGGSLTTCQILRVIQPSEEDRDSFKKQNVKNGERQYWPPGSLYRYEVQPVANEKSKPLIVSAELIHRKKSYYSRAKNRLYIKQFTEQVGGFWKLKVSHS; translated from the exons ggAGTTCTGTGAGAGAATTATCCTGTGCAATTCTCTGGTGTGGGCTTGTTCACTGAGTGGTCGAGCCTACTTAACGTACCAGGAGGCTTTAGCGTCAGAAGAGAGTGCTAAGGCTATGCTCAACGATTTTCCAATGGAG TTGCGTATCCCAGTGTTGTACCTAACCACCCTCACTCAGCGAAAGTCCTTGAACGAATTGGCGGAAGATGTTTATTGTTTTGCCAAGGATAGATATTTCATTGGTGAAAGTGTTGAGGTTGAAATACCAGGAGGATCATT AACAACTTGTCAGATCTTACGTGTTATTCAACCATCTGAAGAAGACAGGGATTCCTTCAAAAAGCAAAATGTtaa GAATGGGGAGAGGCAGTACTGGCCACCTGGCAGTCTTTACCGCTATGAAGTACAACCTGTTGCCAATGAGAAATCTAAACCTTTGATAGTGTCAGCAGAGCTTATACACAGGAAGAAAAGTTATTATTCCCGGGCAAAAAATcgtttatacattaaacaatttacaGAGCAAGTTGGTGGATTTTGGAAGTTAAAGGTGAGTCAtagttaa